Proteins from one Cryptomeria japonica chromosome 4, Sugi_1.0, whole genome shotgun sequence genomic window:
- the LOC131029478 gene encoding cathepsin B-like protease 3 yields the protein MQDPVVEYINRHPNAGWKADMNSRFSNYTVGQFKHLLGVLPTPKNVIEDVPVRAYPKGLKLPKQFDARKAWPQCSSVQDILDQGHCGSCWAFGAAEALSDRFCIHYNVNVTLSENDLVACCGFQCGDGCEGGYPLAAWQYFISSGVVTAECDPYFDDAGCQHPGCEPLYPTPQCQKQCKDLNQNWVDSKRYSATAYRIASKPYDIMTEVFTNGPVEVSFSVFEDFAHYKSGVYKYIKGDYMGGHAVKLIGWGTSDDGVDYWLVANSWNRSWGEDGLFKIARGTNECGIEEDVVAGMPSTKNLVVDSAVAAEQRASW from the exons ATGCAGGATCCCGTAGTGGAATATATCAACAGGCATCCAAATGCTGGATGGAAGGCTGACATGAATTCTCGCTTTTCCAATTACACT GTGGGACAATTTAAGCATCTCCTTGGAGTACTTCCCACTCCCAAGAATGTAATAGAAGATGTACCTGTGAGAGCTTATCCAAAGGGCCTCAAGTTACCAAAGCAATTTGATGCCCGGAAGGCTTGGCCGCAGTGCAGCTCTGTACAAGACATTTTAG ATCAG GGACACTGTGGTTCTTGCTGGGCATTTGGGGCAGCAGAGGCACTGTCTGATCGCTTCTGTATTCACTACAATGTG AACGTTACCCTTTCAGAAAATGATCTAGTGGCATGCTGTGGGTTCCAGTGTGGTGACGGTTGTGAAGGTGGCTATCCATTAGCTGCATGGCAATACTTTATCAGTAGTGGAGTTGTAACTGCTGAG TGTGATCCCTACTTTGATGACGCTGGTTGCCAACACCCGGGCTGTGAACCTTTATATCCGACCCCACAATGTCAGAAGCAATGCAAAGATCTAAACCAAAACTGGGTTGACTCCAAACGCTATAGTGCAACTGCATACAGAATCGCTTCCAAGCCTTATGATATCATGACTGAGGTTTTTACAAATGGACCAGTCGAGGTTTCCTTCTCTGTTTTTGAG GATTTTGCTCATTACAAATCTGGAGTTTACAAGTACATCAAGGGTGATTACATGGGAGGACATGCTGTAAAGCTGATAGGTTGGGGAACCTCTGATGATGGAGTTGATTACTGG CTTGTTGCAAATTCATGGAATAGGTCCTGGGGTGAG GATGGTTTATTCAAAATTGCAAGAGGCACTAATGAATGTGGCATTGAAGAAGATGTAGTGGCAGGGATGCCTTCAACTAAGAACTTAGTGGTGGATTCTGCCGTTGCTGCCGAGCAACGAGCATCGTGGTAA